TTGAAAGAAAAGATCCCTATTGTCCAGGTAAATTTAATAAAAAATCAGACTGTAATATAAAACTGTCAAATAAGAAATTTAATTCTGTTCATGATGGGTATTTACCAACAATATTCTTTAGTCCAGAACAAGGGGAGTAAAAAAGTGTTAAACCAATTTGATAAAGATTTTTGGAGTATGTTAGATGAATTATTTTCTGAATATAAGTTAGAGATTGATCGCCCCAAGGGGAGCACTCATCCGAAATACAATAGCTATGTATACCCACTAGATTATGGATTTCTTCAGGGGACAGTTTCTTCTGATGGTTCTGGAATAGATGTTTGGGTGGGCACTAGTGAAATTAATAAGCCTGTTGCAATTATAAGTTCTGTTGATGTTATAAAAGGTGATTCGGAAATCAAAATATTGTATGGATGCACGGAGAGTGAAATAGATTTAATATACAAAGAACATAATCGCTCTGATGGGATGAAAGGATTATTGAGTAGAAGATACTAAGACTTATCTGCTTAAATAAGATTTATCTTGTGAAATGAAGAAATTATTGATTGATTCAGGAGTAACAATTTTCCCAGAGCAGCATGATTCAATTGCAACAGATGCAGTAAATTCAGGATATCAAAATTGCACTTCATCTTATTGCGTGAAGGATGGAGAGGAGAAAAAGAAATGGCAGATGAGAGAAATATAGCGAAAATTATTGCAGGAATAGTAGGCGTTGGAATAGTAGGCACAGGTATTGCAGCTTTAATAAATAGTATTAATGATGATTCGTCATTATATACACCAAATTATGAGAATCCAGGTGATGATGATAATGTCCCATCGGTTGATGAAATATTTGAATCAGAAAGAATTCAGCGTGAAGATTCTAAGCGGGATGACCATCAGGCTGAACAAATGAGGGATGATTATGAGAACGGCAATTTTGAACAACGAGAAATTCGAAATGATATTGAATATGCTCAGAGAGAATTTGATCAGCAAAGCCAAAAGAGTGGCGTTGAATATTTATATATAGATTTTGCACAATACTTAAAATCGGGAAGTAGAAATCGAAATGATGTCTACATTGAACCTCTGGAGGAACAATTTGAAAAAGTACATCGTAAATTATCACTTCACGGGAAAAACGACATTACTGATTTGAGAAAGTTTGTAAGCCTGTGTTTCCCTTCGATAAAAAGTACATATTATGTATCTTTACCTAGTTTTGAGAGATCAATAGAAACATTTAGTCAGTTTGGCCAAACTTATGAATGTATATATAACATGGTAATTAGACCTGAGAAGAGCGGAATAGTATCATCGGTTTTGCCAAAGGAGCTTGATGTTGTACTTGTTGGCGATCTTGTTTTTAGAAACAACATCATTTCGTTTGTTGTTAAGGGGTTGGATCTCATAGATGAAAATGTTGAAAAATTTGGAGAATTAAGAATAGAGAGTGCAGCAGCCTGTGCAATTGGGAAAAATGATAAAAATCTACCGGATTATGGTCTGGATAACAGAGATTTGTATAAGCCGTTCCTTACAAGAGATAAGGTCTTGTCATTGTGCGAAAATGTATATCCTATTGAGAATCCGGAGAAAGCCATAATTATTTTTGAAGAATGGAAAAAATATGTTTACTTTAGAAAGTATTTTTTGAATATTCAATCGCAAAGAAGTGAACGTATTGATAATGTTAGCTATATACATGCCTATTCTATTAGCAGGTCTGAATATAGAAAGAATGAGGAAACCTATGAAAGTCACTTGCTTGATGGAAACAAGAATTTTATTCAGAAGGATCAGGTCCTCTTAGATAAATACACAGAGGGTGCAGCAGAGTTTTCTTTGATCAAGGTTGAAATAAGCAAAAATCTAGCTGAGATAAATAGATTCTTGGCAAGAGATAAGAAGATAAGCAATTATGAAAGAGACTTAAGGAGATTTAGCAGAACACAAGTTGCACTATCTCAAAACAATCCGTGTAATGATGTGTCAGTCGGGATTAATGAAAATTTGTTGTATTTAGGAAATAGAGTTGCTTTTGAAGCTATTGACATAGAACCTGATTGTGAGGATATTATTAGTTTTTTTGAGGAGAAGTTAAGACGAAGTGATTCTTTTGTAGACGAGAAGTACAGAGGGATTATTAGGGAAGTAATCTCTGAATATGAAAAAAAGGAAGATAAGCGTCTTGATGAAGAAATGCAGAAAGCGATTGACGAATATTTTGAGTCATTAGATTACAATTATGAAGCAGATGTTGAGCATAATACAGATAAGAATATTGCAAAAAGGTATTCTGCAAGAGTAAAAGAAATAAATATTAAGTATGACAAACAAAAAAAACAGTTAGAAAAAAATAACAAAATGAGAAAAAAACAGGATGGTGCATTAGAAAAAGTCAAACAGCAATTTATTGATGAAATAGAAAAATTGATAGTGTTAGAAAAAGAGGAGATAGCTAATATACCGCTTTCACAATGGTACTTTGATAGAAATGAAAAACTTAAAACAGATTTCGAGAAAAGCCAAAGATTACAAAAATCTAAAGACCTTGAGGCATTATGTAGTGAAAAGGAGAGACTTCTTAAGATTCAGTTGGCATCTGCAATAGAAGGTGAAAAGAAAGAGTTTAAGGAAAAAATCGATAAGGATAAAGCTGAGGAAATAGATAAAAAGAAAGAAAGAACAACTCAAAGGCATTTTTATATTTATTTTAAGGCTGAAGATGTTAATTTTGATTTGATTAAGACAGATTTGCTAATGAAGAACAAGTTTTTGATCTATGATAATCGAGCTGAAAAGAAAAAGATTGAAAGACAAGAGAAAGCGATATATTCGTTCTATCATGGATATGTAAAGAATCCATTTCTGGCTTCATACTTTTTTGTGCCTGAAACACTTGGAAAGTCTGAGACTAATTCAACCGAGATAGAATGGTTTGAAAACAGGCTCAACGATAGTCAAAAGGAAGCTGTTAGAAGAGCACTTGCTAGTAACAGTCTGTTTTTATTGCAGGGACCTCCTGGAACAGGAAAGACTGAGGTAATAGCTGAAATAACTGCACAGTTTGTAAAACAGGGAAAAAAGGTTCTTGTATCTAGTGAGACACACAAGGCAATTGATAATGTATTTGAGAGATTGCCTAAAATACCTGAGATTCGTCCTTTAAGACTTGTCCCTTCAATGTCAAATAAGGAAACTGAATACAGCCCTGAAAAATTGGTAGATAATCTTTATCTAAGCATTTCTAGTCGATTGGATAAAAGAATTCAGCAATATGAAAATTTCACTGAAATGAAGAGTAATTTTAGTGAGAGTATGAGTGAATTACGATTTAGACATAATCAGTTGTTGCAATTGGAAAAGGATTGTCGTGCTGTGCAAACAGAGAAAGAAAATCTTCAGAGAGAAATTTCTGATCTTGATCATGAGGTAGAGACAAAGCGGAATTCAAAAAGACCATTGGAAGAGGAGAAGGAACAGTATGATATTCTGATTTCTTACATGGATAAGGGTACATTTGATGAAGAAATTGATAAAGGTGATGTTTTATTTGAAATAGGTAAGTATTTTTATGAGCTTGTTTCTAAATATGATATTTTCACTGATGTTGACGCAGAAAAGGTTAGTCGAATCTATCGTCTTGATTTGGATCAAGTTAGAGATGAATTTAAGACCATTGAAGATAATAGTGCTTCAATGAGTGTTGAACAGGAAAAAGCAAGTATTCGTTCAAAGATTAATGCATTACGAGATCCTGATACGGATATAATTTTTGAAGGCAAGGAAGAGGAATATGAAATATTAAGAAAACAACTTATATCATTGAAAAATGTAAAGGATGCAGAAAGTGATA
The nucleotide sequence above comes from Natranaerovirga pectinivora. Encoded proteins:
- a CDS encoding AAA domain-containing protein; translated protein: MADERNIAKIIAGIVGVGIVGTGIAALINSINDDSSLYTPNYENPGDDDNVPSVDEIFESERIQREDSKRDDHQAEQMRDDYENGNFEQREIRNDIEYAQREFDQQSQKSGVEYLYIDFAQYLKSGSRNRNDVYIEPLEEQFEKVHRKLSLHGKNDITDLRKFVSLCFPSIKSTYYVSLPSFERSIETFSQFGQTYECIYNMVIRPEKSGIVSSVLPKELDVVLVGDLVFRNNIISFVVKGLDLIDENVEKFGELRIESAAACAIGKNDKNLPDYGLDNRDLYKPFLTRDKVLSLCENVYPIENPEKAIIIFEEWKKYVYFRKYFLNIQSQRSERIDNVSYIHAYSISRSEYRKNEETYESHLLDGNKNFIQKDQVLLDKYTEGAAEFSLIKVEISKNLAEINRFLARDKKISNYERDLRRFSRTQVALSQNNPCNDVSVGINENLLYLGNRVAFEAIDIEPDCEDIISFFEEKLRRSDSFVDEKYRGIIREVISEYEKKEDKRLDEEMQKAIDEYFESLDYNYEADVEHNTDKNIAKRYSARVKEINIKYDKQKKQLEKNNKMRKKQDGALEKVKQQFIDEIEKLIVLEKEEIANIPLSQWYFDRNEKLKTDFEKSQRLQKSKDLEALCSEKERLLKIQLASAIEGEKKEFKEKIDKDKAEEIDKKKERTTQRHFYIYFKAEDVNFDLIKTDLLMKNKFLIYDNRAEKKKIERQEKAIYSFYHGYVKNPFLASYFFVPETLGKSETNSTEIEWFENRLNDSQKEAVRRALASNSLFLLQGPPGTGKTEVIAEITAQFVKQGKKVLVSSETHKAIDNVFERLPKIPEIRPLRLVPSMSNKETEYSPEKLVDNLYLSISSRLDKRIQQYENFTEMKSNFSESMSELRFRHNQLLQLEKDCRAVQTEKENLQREISDLDHEVETKRNSKRPLEEEKEQYDILISYMDKGTFDEEIDKGDVLFEIGKYFYELVSKYDIFTDVDAEKVSRIYRLDLDQVRDEFKTIEDNSASMSVEQEKASIRSKINALRDPDTDIIFEGKEEEYEILRKQLISLKNVKDAESDIDYSSLTIALLITADKLSNSVSRANVLQELVEIKSKMDKYIYEKRKIINDLVDKLSKKKAAVDDEISVIKINKNNKVLMIEQLNEDNSYLDYRRKQQELRTAIVDFFMDFDIYDEYPADDFAAAIEIINRRLSDIERNQDALEKENKSRIPMYKAIRNYLADEAILEEDRVSYTKKLFDNANVFGMTCTSREYYSESSMQALREYKLGNINVRNVGIDVVIIDEVSKSSFLDLLIPVLYGKTVILVGDHRQLPPLYDLKHMRKGDFEGLNPEIIDYDLNQHYQKLYETCFFKELFEKVPNSYRIMLDKQYRCHSDIMDVFNHFYSANGKGLTVGLSNQNDLKQHNLLIKSNGVTLIEPHNHIHFVNCTEYESSLDSESSSKINRQEADVISKLLKLINEQYGRMIESGEIRKDSRKDERKSIGVICTYRDQARHIKNNIKGIKFPNVSTKRAERLIINTVDDFQGDERDIIIVSMVRNPRGDRYSTEFIDQFERINVALSRARCMLIIVGSQEFLSKSSIDLPDINGRKELDRHSFPVYKEIIRTIQAKGKILQASDIIGEVKKNGK
- a CDS encoding inorganic diphosphatase — encoded protein: MLNQFDKDFWSMLDELFSEYKLEIDRPKGSTHPKYNSYVYPLDYGFLQGTVSSDGSGIDVWVGTSEINKPVAIISSVDVIKGDSEIKILYGCTESEIDLIYKEHNRSDGMKGLLSRRY